Part of the Brachyhypopomus gauderio isolate BG-103 chromosome 17, BGAUD_0.2, whole genome shotgun sequence genome, tgcacatgtatatgtggtcaaGATCTTCATGGTCGTCGTGTGATGGTGCGCCAGACACCCAGATGGAGTGACGTGGTTGTTTGAGGTTTTGGTGAGGCAGGTGTGTGATTATGCAGTACTGTGCTTACTGGCAGCACAGTAATAAACAGCAGAGTCTGACTGGAGGAGGTTATAGATGGTCAGATCTCCTTTCAGTGTGGACTGTCTGTTCAGCGTGAACCGTTGTTTAAATCCATCCTCATAGTTTGGCGGACTTGTGCCATATGTGTATCCGATCAGGTCCATAGCTGGACTGCCACTCTTTTGCTGATACCAAAGCATAAGCAGTAAGTTACTCTCGCCATGGCTACACTGGATTGTTACATGTTGTGTTTTGTTCGTTAGGATAGATGAAGGTTGTTCAACCTTTGCACAATCTGACCTCCCTAAAAATGCAAATTGGCAAAAAATACATTGTCAGTGTAGACAAAAACACTATAATTCAATAAAGATTAAAAGACAGAAGTCAGCATTAAATTGTCATACCTGTAAACAAAAGAAATAAGATCCACAGAGATTCATACATTCTCCCACACATGTTCTCCATCAGACTGAGAGTCACAGTGATACTCTACAGTAAGAGCAGACTCTCCATCACTCTTATTCAAGTATATCTCCTCCTACTGGTTGTGGATGATTCAGTAGTTTTGGAGAGAGGGGGTAGGTCACGACAGCTGCACTTCCATCTTTAGAAACATGTTGACCTTGTGTTTTATCAGGAGTGTATTGTTCTATTTAGTGAGATCATTTTTGTGTTGGTTCCACTGTTCTGAGGGCTAGGGCACTGACGACAATACTCTGCCTTTTTGTGGCACTGACAGGTGTGAGTACATGGTGCCTTTGAGGTTGTTTATGTCCCATAACACTCTGGCACTTATTCACTGTGGAAACTAGCTGCACACAGATAGACAGCAGCACTGTCTTCTTTGACATCCACTGTCAGGGACCACTGTTTCTTCTCTGTGCCCCAGACCTTAAAGCCAGTTTTAAAACCTTCTTCATAACTGTCACTGCGAGCTACGTATCTGGCTACAAGCACTGGCTCTTTGCCTTCGACTTGTCTATACCAGTACGTGTAATCGTAGTCTGTGTTGTTCTGGTAACAGTGCATATCCACTGAGGTGTTCTTCGTACTGGAGATGTATTTAGGCCACTGAGTGATCAACACTCCCTCACTGGAGCCTACAGCAGACAAAATGATTAATTAAAGTAACAGCTGGTACACATTTGTACACAGTTTGCATGTTTATGGAAATGTGAATTAAACTGCTGAAATGATCATCGGTACCTCTCAGTACACAGATCCAGAGGGTGTACATGAACAGTCCAGTCATGTTTATCTTGGTTGGTCTTGAATCAGACCTGGTAAGAAACTTTTACAATTATCTTCAGTCCATTTTTAGGCACCTTTCACAACAAGGTACACCAAACTTTGTAGCACACCAACCTGACGTATTTCAGTTAAAACACCTCCCTTGATAAGGTCCCTTGGGTGTGTCTTATAATATTTTTTTAGAATTGCTGAAGAGCCATTGGTTAGAACATTATCTTGTTCAACCAATAGTACTTTCAGGGATGTGGGGATTGGAGGCGGAGCTTGGAGTATCAAGGTCTCCTCCAATAGACATTAGATGAGGGAACATTAGCACATGAGAGTGTGGAAGCATTGGTCATGGTCTGGACCAATAAGGTTTGCGCTGCTTCCAAGGCAGAGCTGCTTTCACATATTTTGCACCTGAGTGGTTACAGGTTGTAACTGCTCTGTTACCACTGGTTACCACTGCTCTGTAACCACTTCTGTAACTGTGTCCTGCATGTTCAGTGTGTAGCGTCTTGTGAAATTAGCATTAGGTGAGACGGTGGTGTAGCTATAGCCGATCAAGGCCTGACCAGTGTTGCTTCTGCTTTCCCGGTATCGCAACAAGACATCTGAATTGCTGTCATTATGATGACAGTGGATCTTTTCCTCTTCTGCAAGTTTTGCAATCAGATGTTGTGTTTACTCAAACAGGGCGAACCTATTTAGACCAAAATAGGAGACAAATAACCATGAAATAATGAACGCAAACTAACAAACACGTATAACCACTGTATAAGGACACACTTATAACTACTGTATAAGATTGCTGGTGTTGCTAACCCTGCTGGTGGTGCTAAGACTGGTGGTGGTCCTAAGTCTGCTGGTGCTGCTAAGCCTGCTGGTGGTCCTAAGTCTGCTGGTGGTGCTAAGACTGGTGGTGGTGCTAAGATTG contains:
- the LOC143481143 gene encoding T cell receptor beta variable 19 is translated as MTGLFMYTLWICVLRGSSEGVLITQWPKYISSTKNTSVDMHCYQNNTDYDYTYWYRQVEGKEPVLVARYVARSDSYEEGFKTGFKVWGTEKKQWSLTVDVKEDSAAVYLCAASFHSE